The Cyanobacteriota bacterium genome contains the following window.
CTTTCATCACGGTTGACGTAATGCCAACCGCTCGGCGCTGAGGAATAATAATACCCTGGACACCCAAAGCCTCTCCAGTGCGAATGATGGCTCCTAGATTATGGGGATCAGTAATACCGTCTGCTACCAATAGCACAGGACTAGTTGAGGCAGCCTTAGCTTGGGTGATTAAATCATCTAGCTCTAAGTATTCATAGGGGGAAATTTGGGCTGCGATTCCTTGATGATTAGCGCCATGGGTTAGGTAGTCCAAACGCTGTGGCTCTACCTCTTGGATCACAGCACCACCACTCTTTGCTTGATTGAGCAGCCCGTGAAATCGAGGGTCATAGCGCAAACGGGGAGTCACCCAAATACGGTTCAAGGCTTGTTGTGCTTCTAGAGCTGCTAACACTGGATGTCGTCCATAGATTAAGTCAGTGCGATCGGGATCATCTCCTTCAGTAGGCAAGTTTTTGTTGGGCTGCTCATCTGTTTGGCGATGATTAGAACGTTGAGTAGCCGTTGCTAGGGAATCGTGCTGACTATGGGGTAGGTATCGTTCACTAAACCTAGGCTTGTCCGATCGAGCGTACTCACCATCAGCATTGGCATGGTGTGACTTTAGCCTTGGTTTACGAGTCTTGGGCGTAATGGCTGGAGATAGGGATGGTGCCAATCTTAACTGTCCTGAACCTTGTCGTTTAACACGAGGCTTTGAGGAGCCATGGGGAGCCGTTCTTCCTAGTTTTGGTTTTGGTCGATGTTCAGACATAGCTCCTCCTAATGAGATGCACAAAATTACTTCAATGAGAAACGGGTATGGAATGCGCTAAAGACTAATGCGCTAAAGACTATAGACTACACACGTCACTATTCACAGGTTATAGCGTCACTGTTCACAGGTTATAGATATTACCTGGCAGTTATAGATGCTGAACGGAGTACACAACTTCAATCAATATTGTCCAAAATCAAGGTGCTGCATTAACTGTGCCAGCCGTTGGGGGTTCGTTAGGTAGAGATAGCCAATTAGCGTCTCTAGGCTGCTAGCTTGTTGATAAATATCGGCACTAACACGCTTAGGCTTGCTAACGACAGCATTACGACCACGTTTTAACAAGTCATGCTCATCTTCTGTCAGTAAGGGTAACAAACATAATAGGTGGTTAGCTTGTTGTTCAGCACGAACTTGAGCAACAACCTGCTGGTGATAAAGTTGAGATCGCTTTGGTGGCAACACATAATAAGTCCGAACATAGAGTTCGTAGACAGCATCCCCTAAGTATGCCAGTGCAGATGCAGGTAGCAATGGCACGTGGCTAGAAAGAAAAGCTCGAAGGCTATTGTCAACCGATATAGACTTTAAGATAGATGCTGCTATGCCATTAGGAGGACAATTCAAGTCCCAGCCTGAACCGTCAGGGCAACCTGTAGAGTTCATGTTAGAACTGCTGCTTGGCGTGTCCACGTCTGACCCCCATCGCACGATCGGCCCCCTCTCAGGATTTTGAGTTAATAACGAACCTACAGTACCCTAAGCAGCGGAGACATTTTCTAGAGCCTTCTCCACTGTTGGCTGTAGAGACAGGAATTTTTCCAAGCGTACTAACTTAACCGTCTGGGTAACACGAGGGTTTGTAACAATTTGCAAGCTTCCAGCAACTTCTTGCACTTTCTTGGCAAGCTGCACCAACGCTCCCAAACCAGAGCTATCAACAAAATCAATATGGGAGAGATCCAGAATAATGTTTGTAGGTCCCTCCTCAACATACTTTGTTAGCACTTTGCGAAATGTAGGTTCAGAGAAAGCATCCAACAAGCCAGTCAGGTGAAAAAGCTGACAGGTGTCCCTAACCTCTCGAGTGCCTCTCAGGCTAACAGTAAGGGTAAGTGGCTCAGGAATAACGCCCTCCTCAATCAAACAATAATAATGCTTACACTGAATCGAAGTTCAAGTATACACTGTGAAATTTCAATTGACAAATTCATTAAGATTTCTGTTTGTGCTCCCGCATCATACGGACAAATTTTTCAAACAGGTAGTCTGCATCATGGGGGCCTGGGCTTGCTTCTGGATGATACTGCACAGAGAAAAAAGGAAGGGTCTTGTGTTGAAGTCCGGCTACTGTGCGATCGTTGAGATTAAAATGAGTGATCTCAATGTCTGCTGGATTGAGGGAGTCGGCTGCAATCGCAAAGCCATGATTCTGACTGGTAATTTCTACCCGACGCTGCAAACCGCAGGGCTGATTTAGCCCACGATGACCAAATTTAAGCTTAAAGGTTTCTGCTCCTAGAGATAAACCTAAAATTTGATGCCCCATGCAGATTCCAAAGGTAGGCGTTTTACTCTCCAACAGTGCTCGTACAGTCTGAATGCCTTCCGTCACAGCAGCAGGGTCACCAGGGCCATTGGAGAGAAAAATGCCATCTGGGTTGTAAGCAAGAATCTCATCAGGGGGAGTGTGGGCAGGGACAACGATAATGCGGCATCCGTAGCTAGCAAGCCGACGGAGAATATTGCGCTTTATTCCAAAGTCGATGGCCACCACTGTATACTCGGCTGCCTCTGAAGTCGCTTCGCTGCTACTAGCTCTAAATTCCCAGGGAGCGATCGTTGCGTCACACCATTCATAGGGCTGTTGTGTAGTAACTTGCCGCACCAAGTTCAAACCCGCCATACTAGGAGTTTCTCGCAACTGCTCCAATAGCTCGGCTGGGTCAGTGATAGTCGTAGATATAGCGCCATTCATAGCACCTACTGATCGTAGCTTTCGAGTTAGGGCACGGGTATCGATCCCATAGATGCCTGGAATGTTGTGTTGCCTCAAGTAACTTGGCAGCGATTGAGTCGATCGCCAACTACTAGGTTGGTCAGTAATGTTACGAGCTATAACACCGAGTACCTGGGGGCGGTCTGACTCCTCGTCCTCTGGGTTAACACCAGTGTTGCCCAGCTCTGGATAGGTGAACGTGACAATCTGACCACAATAGCTTGGATCCGTTAAAACCTCCTGATACCCAGTCAGACCAGTGTTAAAGACTACCTCCCCTGCAACCGTACCAGACGCACCAAATGACCACCCTTGATAATAGGTGCCATCAACGAGTACAAGCAAAGCAGGGTTAGCAGCAGTCAATGGCATAAGCGAATCTACAGCGATATTGTTACCTGATTTAGCTTATCAGATAGTAACAGACGACTAGCTCGCAGAAGTAGTGCAACTAAACATCCAATCAAAAATTTGATCAAGTTGGTTGAGATTCACCAATCCATACTGCCAGAGAACCATAGGTAGATTAATGGGTTCATCACAGTGGTCAAGCGCTAAGCGAATCTCATCCGTAGGCAACTTTAGCTCATTCTCTAGAAAACTAACCAGCTTATAGGTGTTCATAGACTCTAATTCAGGAGAAATCTTTGTACATAGATGCAACTCCGAGGGCTAACTGTATAAACAGCTGTATACATTGCGGTCATGTGAGCAAACATGTAGCTGCAGGTACATATCACTGCTGCCCTTACTCCTCTTCTAAGTTTAGGAGGAGGGGCTGGGGGACGAGGGCCTGCCAAGGTGACATACTCTCCATAGTTGCTGTAATCTACATCGTCGAAATCGACTTAACCAATACACCAATCAACATAGCTTAGTATCCCGTTTTTCCAAGGCTATATACGTGACAACACGATGGGCTGACTGGTGATAGTAGTCACAATAATATGTGACTTGTGTCATTCTAGAATGTCGTGATTCTCCAACAAAACCTCAGGGAATTTCTGACTGAGAGATTACAATCAACTCAACTGGAGTCTTTGTTTACTAATCAATAGTTCAATCGATCGTGCATGACTAGTAACCAGCAAATTGATCTATTTACCCTAGCCGATGTCGTGCAGCCGCCATCAGCATCTGCCGTTGACCCTGATCAGATTCCGACAAGCGCCAATGTGCCTATCCTTCCTGGTACTTACCAAACCATGGAGCAGATTCAAGTTCATTGCAACCAGTGCCAGCGCTGTGTCTTAGGGGAAACCCGAACCAATGCAGTCATTGGTCGAGGGAATGTTCATGCCCCCATCATGGTAGTTGGGGAAGGGCCAGGGCAACATGAAGACGAAACTGGCCTGCCATTCGTGGGGAAAGCGGGACAATTACTAGACAAAATTTTGGCCTCGGTCAACCTGACAGAGGAAGACGTTTATATTTGCAATATTGTGAAGTGTCGTCCGCCCGGCAACCGCGACCCGGAGCCATCAGAAGTTGAAGCCTGTAAAGGCTATTTGCTAGAGCAAATTCGGATTGTGAACCCCAAAATTATTTTGCTGAGTGGTAAACAGGCCATGCTAGCTCTTCTGGGAATTAAGCAAGGGATTACTAAAGTGCGGGGGCAATGGGTAGAACGAGACAATCGTCTTTACATGCCTATTTTTCACCCTGCCTATTTATTGCGTAACCAGTCCCGAGAGAAGGGAAGTCCTAAATGGCTGATGTGGCAAGATATTCAGGCTGTGCGCGCAAAGCTGGACGAATTAGCTAGTGCAGATTGATAGGCGGCAACTACACCCTGATGCTTACGGTTCACGCGACTCTACTGATTGGCAGTGTGACCGTTACAGTAAATATCAGGCATTGGTTATGGGCTAAAGCCACGCTCATGGTGCTCATTGGGTCTAAGCTTTGGTTTAACCCCTAGATGCTGACCATCAATGGTCACGCAACCCCCCCAACTAAAGGTTCGGTAAATACACCTTCATGGACTGAACTAGCACGCTCAGTATAGTAACAGCAATAGTTTACAACTCTCTCCTGGGCTATGCTGTCGGGCGTAGAGCCTTGAGTAATTACTCCCTTGGTTGAGGTTTGGCTGGTTCAGTGCTAACCGTTTGTCTGTTAAGTAGAGTGGAGCCGGAGTATTCCTATGGCAAAAGTTGTTGGAATTGATTTAGGTACGACAAACTCCTGCGTTGCGGTGATGGAGGGTGGTAAGCCCACAGTAATCGCCAATGCGGAGGGTTTTCGGACGACACCGTCTGTAGTTGCGTTCGCGAAGAATGGCGATCGACTCGTTGGGCAAATTGCCAAGCGTCAAGCCGTTATGAACCCTGAAAACACCTTCTATTCAGTTAAGCGGTTCATAGGCCGTCGATTTGACGAAGTTACCCACGAAGCTACTGAAGTGTCCTACAAGGTGCTCAACGTTAATGGTAACGTCAAGATTGACTGCCCTAGTTTAGGCAAACAGTTTGCGCCAGAGGAAATCTCTGCTCAAGTACTGCGTAAGCTAGTTGAGGATGCAAGTAAGTATCTGGGGGAGCAGGTTACCCAAGCGGTTATCACTGTCCCTGCTTACTTCAACGACTCCCAGCGCCAAGCGACTAAGGATGCTGGCAAGATTGCTGGCATCGAAGTGCTACGGATTATTAACGAGCCAACCGCTGCATCACTGGCCTATGGGTTAGACAAGAAGAGCAACGAAACCATTCTTGTGTTTGACTTAGGTGGTGGCACATTCGACGTATCCATTCTAGAAGTTGGCGATGGTGTGTTTGAAGTATTGGCAACTGCCGGGGACACCCATCTTGGCGGTGACGACTTTGACAAGAAGATTGTGGACTACTTGGCAGAGGACTTCAAGCGTAATGAGGGAATTGACCTGCGGAAGGATCGTCAAGCCCTTCAACGACTTACTGAAGCAGCAGAAAAAGCCAAAATTGAGTTGTCTAGTGTTACCCAAGCTGAGATCAACTTACCCTTTATCACTGCCACTCAAGATGGGCCTAAGCATTTGGAGATGGTGCTTACCCGCGCCCGATTTGAAGAGCTGTGTTCTGATTTGATCGATCGCTGTCGGATCCCTGTGGAAACTGCCCTCAAGGATGCCAAGCTAGACAAGAGTCAAATCGATGAGGTTGTCATGGTGGGGGGTTCTACTCGCATTCCAGCTATTCAAGAGCTAGTTCGGCGAATGCTAGACAAAGAGCCAAATCAGAGTGTTAACCCCGATGAAGTGGTTGCTGTGGGTGCTGCCATCCAAGCTGGTGTGCTGGCTGGTGAAGTCAAAGATATTCTTCTGTTAGACGTAACTCCCCTATCTCTGGGCGTGGAAACCCTAGGCGGTGTCATGACTCGGATCATTCCTCGTAACACTACCATTCCTACTAAGAAGTCAGAGGTGTTCTCCACAGCCGTCGATGGGCAGACTAATGTAGAGATTCACGTGTTGCAAGGGGAGCGAGAGCTAGCGGCTGATAATAAGAGCTTGGGTACCTTTAGACTTGATGGTATCCCCTCAGCTCCGCGTGGTGTGCCCCAAATTGAGGTTACCTTTGATATTGATGCTAATGGGATCCTGAATGTGACAGCAAAAGACAAAGGCACTGGCAAGGAGCAATCTATTAGCATCACAGGTGCTTCAACTCTGCCGAAGGATGAAGTGGAGCGCATGGTGCAAGAGGCTGAGCGTAATGCCCAGGCCGACAAGCAACGCCGGGAGAAAATTGATCTCAAGAACCAAGCAGATTCCTTAGCATACCAGGCTGAAAAGCAGCTCAATGAACTGG
Protein-coding sequences here:
- a CDS encoding 23S rRNA (guanosine(2251)-2'-O)-methyltransferase RlmB, with translation MSEHRPKPKLGRTAPHGSSKPRVKRQGSGQLRLAPSLSPAITPKTRKPRLKSHHANADGEYARSDKPRFSERYLPHSQHDSLATATQRSNHRQTDEQPNKNLPTEGDDPDRTDLIYGRHPVLAALEAQQALNRIWVTPRLRYDPRFHGLLNQAKSGGAVIQEVEPQRLDYLTHGANHQGIAAQISPYEYLELDDLITQAKAASTSPVLLVADGITDPHNLGAIIRTGEALGVQGIIIPQRRAVGITSTVMK
- a CDS encoding ribonuclease III, which translates into the protein MNSTGCPDGSGWDLNCPPNGIAASILKSISVDNSLRAFLSSHVPLLPASALAYLGDAVYELYVRTYYVLPPKRSQLYHQQVVAQVRAEQQANHLLCLLPLLTEDEHDLLKRGRNAVVSKPKRVSADIYQQASSLETLIGYLYLTNPQRLAQLMQHLDFGQY
- a CDS encoding STAS domain-containing protein, with translation MIEEGVIPEPLTLTVSLRGTREVRDTCQLFHLTGLLDAFSEPTFRKVLTKYVEEGPTNIILDLSHIDFVDSSGLGALVQLAKKVQEVAGSLQIVTNPRVTQTVKLVRLEKFLSLQPTVEKALENVSAA
- the carA gene encoding glutamine-hydrolyzing carbamoyl-phosphate synthase small subunit; translation: MPLTAANPALLVLVDGTYYQGWSFGASGTVAGEVVFNTGLTGYQEVLTDPSYCGQIVTFTYPELGNTGVNPEDEESDRPQVLGVIARNITDQPSSWRSTQSLPSYLRQHNIPGIYGIDTRALTRKLRSVGAMNGAISTTITDPAELLEQLRETPSMAGLNLVRQVTTQQPYEWCDATIAPWEFRASSSEATSEAAEYTVVAIDFGIKRNILRRLASYGCRIIVVPAHTPPDEILAYNPDGIFLSNGPGDPAAVTEGIQTVRALLESKTPTFGICMGHQILGLSLGAETFKLKFGHRGLNQPCGLQRRVEITSQNHGFAIAADSLNPADIEITHFNLNDRTVAGLQHKTLPFFSVQYHPEASPGPHDADYLFEKFVRMMREHKQKS
- a CDS encoding DUF2949 domain-containing protein encodes the protein MNTYKLVSFLENELKLPTDEIRLALDHCDEPINLPMVLWQYGLVNLNQLDQIFDWMFSCTTSAS
- a CDS encoding uracil-DNA glycosylase; its protein translation is MTSNQQIDLFTLADVVQPPSASAVDPDQIPTSANVPILPGTYQTMEQIQVHCNQCQRCVLGETRTNAVIGRGNVHAPIMVVGEGPGQHEDETGLPFVGKAGQLLDKILASVNLTEEDVYICNIVKCRPPGNRDPEPSEVEACKGYLLEQIRIVNPKIILLSGKQAMLALLGIKQGITKVRGQWVERDNRLYMPIFHPAYLLRNQSREKGSPKWLMWQDIQAVRAKLDELASAD
- the dnaK gene encoding molecular chaperone DnaK, encoding MAKVVGIDLGTTNSCVAVMEGGKPTVIANAEGFRTTPSVVAFAKNGDRLVGQIAKRQAVMNPENTFYSVKRFIGRRFDEVTHEATEVSYKVLNVNGNVKIDCPSLGKQFAPEEISAQVLRKLVEDASKYLGEQVTQAVITVPAYFNDSQRQATKDAGKIAGIEVLRIINEPTAASLAYGLDKKSNETILVFDLGGGTFDVSILEVGDGVFEVLATAGDTHLGGDDFDKKIVDYLAEDFKRNEGIDLRKDRQALQRLTEAAEKAKIELSSVTQAEINLPFITATQDGPKHLEMVLTRARFEELCSDLIDRCRIPVETALKDAKLDKSQIDEVVMVGGSTRIPAIQELVRRMLDKEPNQSVNPDEVVAVGAAIQAGVLAGEVKDILLLDVTPLSLGVETLGGVMTRIIPRNTTIPTKKSEVFSTAVDGQTNVEIHVLQGERELAADNKSLGTFRLDGIPSAPRGVPQIEVTFDIDANGILNVTAKDKGTGKEQSISITGASTLPKDEVERMVQEAERNAQADKQRREKIDLKNQADSLAYQAEKQLNELGDKVPESEKTKVQSLVTELKAVAAKDSQDIEPEKVKSLISELQQTLYSIGSSVYQQASSAGPANGASDTGTSASTSGDDVIDADFTESK